Sequence from the Nitrospirota bacterium genome:
CTTCCAGATGACGTGCACGATGGGCAATTTCAACCGGACCGCCGTCTCCAGTTCCATGCAGGTCATCAGGAAAGACCCGTCGCCAGAAACGGACACCACCTTCTGTCCCGGCCTGGCCAGGGCCGTACCGATCGCCCAGGGGAGCGCCACACCCATGGTCTGATGGCCCATGCTGAACAGAACCCGGCGGGGCTCGTAGCTGAAAAAGTAGCGCGCCATCCAGATCTCATGCGCGCCCGTGTCGCAGGTGACGGTCACGTCGTCCCCGATCGTCTGCCGGAGATCGTGGATGAAGCGGAGAGGATGAATCGGCGTGCCGGACAGCGTCGCGCCCTTCGCCTGCTCGTCCAGTAGAACCTTTCGCGCAGCCGCCACTTCGGCCCATTCGCCTGCCGCGGAGAGACGCAGCCGTTCTGATAGGCCATCCAGGTTGCGGGCGATGTTTCCCGGCAATTCCACCGAGGGCCGATAGGCCCGGTCCACGGTACAGGGGATTTCATCCAGGTGAATGATCTGCGCCCGGCCCGAAACGTTCCAGGCCGTGGGATCATATTCCACCGTGTCGTAGCCGATGGTGAGAATAACATCGGCCTTCTGGAGGACGAGGTCCCCGGGCTGGTTACGGACATAGCCGACACGTCCGACAAACCGATCCACCAACTCGCGCGGCACGACCCCGGCCGCCTCGAAGGTGCCGATCACCGGCAGGGGGTGCTTGCGAATCAAGCGGCGGACGGCAGCCGCCGCCGAGGAACGACTGGCGCCGACGCCCAGGAGGATCACCGGGAATGTGGCCGTACTCAGGAGCGCCGCCGCCCGCTCCAAAGCCTCGGCTGCCGCGGCGCCCGGACTCGGAGACTCAACGGCGGGGATCGGCTTGGCGGTGACGGCCGACTTGGA
This genomic interval carries:
- the alsS gene encoding acetolactate synthase AlsS, producing MELSAARNGAELLVQSLEAQGVEYIFGVPGGAVLPILDVLADHGPTFIVCRHETGAAFMAQAWGRVTGKPGVVLTTSGPGLINAVCGVSTATEDRDPLVIITGQVPRGMRFKQSHMNVDTVNLFAPITKWSVEAEEPDSIPEIVANAFRIAARPRPGAVHISMPVDVSKSAVTAKPIPAVESPSPGAAAAEALERAAALLSTATFPVILLGVGASRSSAAAAVRRLIRKHPLPVIGTFEAAGVVPRELVDRFVGRVGYVRNQPGDLVLQKADVILTIGYDTVEYDPTAWNVSGRAQIIHLDEIPCTVDRAYRPSVELPGNIARNLDGLSERLRLSAAGEWAEVAAARKVLLDEQAKGATLSGTPIHPLRFIHDLRQTIGDDVTVTCDTGAHEIWMARYFFSYEPRRVLFSMGHQTMGVALPWAIGTALARPGQKVVSVSGDGSFLMTCMELETAVRLKLPIVHVIWKDGGYNLIQTLQRRDYGRIFGATFGDPDFVTLGEAFGAASFRIGAADQIAPMLKKALACEGPALIEMPIDYRDNAQLVQTMDASAMH